The Acidobacteriota bacterium genome has a window encoding:
- a CDS encoding HEAT repeat domain-containing protein, translating into MSKCVTTFAIGVSKDSDALRTLQNLFQGVTDREVKKHLVFAVSVNQNQDEALEYLINLATNERDVEVKKQAIFWLGQTGDERAVAFFRELLSK; encoded by the coding sequence ATGTCGAAGTGCGTAACCACTTTCGCCATCGGCGTCAGCAAGGACAGCGATGCGCTGAGAACGTTGCAGAATCTGTTTCAAGGAGTTACCGACCGCGAGGTGAAAAAACATTTGGTTTTCGCCGTTTCCGTCAACCAGAATCAGGATGAAGCCCTGGAGTACCTGATCAATCTGGCCACCAACGAACGCGATGTGGAAGTGAAAAAACAAGCCATCTTCTGGTTGGGACAAACCGGCGATGAACGTGCTGTTGCCTTCTTCAGGGAACTTTTGTCCAAGTAA